Proteins encoded within one genomic window of Cucumis sativus cultivar 9930 chromosome 3, Cucumber_9930_V3, whole genome shotgun sequence:
- the LOC101221319 gene encoding protein IQ-DOMAIN 1, producing the protein MGITRNWFRRARRKLISRNGNSRDVFLQTNASPIHDEEQTNLTLTQQQDGEEEEDEEEDEEEEEEEEIDYESMTPRFQNKVLSKEEEAAIKIQACFRGHLARRAFQALRSLVKLQALARGVCARRQARIALQFMHALVRLQVRVRARQLLNRYSEESDS; encoded by the exons ATGGGGATTACAAGGAACTGGTTTAGAAGAGCAAGAAGGAAGCTGATCAGTAGAAATGGCAACAGCAGAGACGTTTTTCTGCAAACAAATGCAAGTCCAATTCATGATGAAGAACAAACCAATCTTACATTAACCCAACAAcaagatggagaagaagaagaagatgaagaggaagatgaagaggaagaagaagaagaggaaattgATTATGAATCAATGACACCCAGATTTCAAAACAAAGTGTTGTCTAAAGAGGAAGAGGCAGCCATCAAAATCCAAGCTTGTTTCAGAGGCCATCTT GCAAGACGAGCATTTCAAGCCCTAAGAAGTTTGGTGAAGCTACAAGCGCTGGCTCGAGGGGTGTGCGCGAGGAGGCAGGCACGAATAGCTCTTCAATTCATGCATGCATTGGTTAGATTGCAGGTTCGTGTTCGTGCTCGTCAGCTTTTAAACAGATACAGTGAAGAGTCTGATAGTTGA
- the LOC101220844 gene encoding serine/threonine-protein kinase STY8 isoform X2, which yields MPIEDDVESCGSRATDFSSSHVNPRHHRQKLEVYNEVLRRIQQSNFHEANLPGFDDQLWLHFNRLPARYALDVNVDRAEDVLTHKRLLQLAVDPSNRPVFEIRSVQVYPSANENFIDSSCLDASMMEDAQSSLNYSNRQGNHPPPTFGSSPNLEAPTFQGSKYGVEDRDSAPNVTSSFSRPMHEITFATSDKPKLLSQLTSLLADVGLNIQEAHAFSSVDGFSLDVFVIDGWPYEETEELKRVLEKEILNFKCWSEKQPSSALGKHNQNRVESFPSCVGIPTDGTDVWEMDISQLKFENKVGSGSFGDLYRGTYCSQEVAIKVLRPERINEEMLKEFSQEVYIMRKVRHKNVVQFLGACTKPPNLCIVTEFMSRGSVYDFLHKQRGVFNLPSLLKVAINISRGMNYLHQNNIIHRDLKTANLLMDENMVVKVADFGVARVQTQSGVMTAETGTYRWMAPEVIEHKPYDHKADVFSFGIALWELLTGEIPYSSMTPLQAAVGVVQKRLRPTIPKNAHPVLAELLERCWRHDPTERPNFSEILEILKQIAEQVDNSGENRRKKDKLSGALFSAFKKRHH from the exons ATGCCGATTGAAGATGATGTTGAGAGCTGCGGTAGCAGAGCCACCGACTTCTCCTCTTCCCATGTCAACCCGAGGCATCATCGTCAGAAGCTTGAAGTTTACAACGAAGTTCTTCGACGAATCCAGCAATCCAATTTCCATGAAGCTAATCTACCTGGGTTTGATGATCAGCTTTGGCTTCATTTCAATCGCCTCCCTGCTCG ATACGCATTGGATGTGAATGTCGACAGGGCAGAAGATGTCCTTACCCATAAGAGATTACTTCAATTGGCTGTGGATCCGTCTAACCGACCTGTATTTGAAATTCGTTCTGTGCAG GTTTATCCTTCTgctaatgaaaattttatcgaTTCTTCTTGTTTGGATGCTTCTATGATGGAAGATGCTCAGAGTTCTTTGAACTATTCTAACAGACAGGG gAACCATCCACCTCCAACCTTTGGCTCTTCACCTAATCTTGAAGCCCCTACATTTCAGGGCAGCAAGTACGGTGTTGAAGATAGGGACAGTGCGCCAAATGTTACATCCAGCTTTTCTCG GCCAATGCATGAGATCACATTTGCAACAAGTGACAAGCCTAAACTCCTTAGTCAG TTGACTTCCTTACTTGCTGATGTTGGACTTAACATACAAGAAGCTCATGCTTTCTCCTCTGTTGATGGTTTCTCTCTGGATGTTTTTGTCATCGACGGTTGGCCTTATGAG GAAACTGAGGAGCTGAAAAGggtattagaaaaagaaattttaaattttaag TGTTGGTCCGAAAAGCAGCCCAGTTCTGCTTTGGGTAAGCATAACCAGAATAGAGTTGAATCTTTTCCTAGTTGTGTTGGAATACCTACTGATGGTACTGATGTCTGGGAAATGGACATCAGTCaactaaaatttgagaataaagTTGGATCTGGGTCATTTGGGGACCT GTATCGGGGCACGTATTGTAGTCAGGAAGTAGCTATTAAAGTACTGAGGCCTGAGCGTATTAATGAAGAGATGCTCAAAGAATTCTCTCAAGAAGTTTATATAATGAG GAAAGTTCGGCACAAAAATGTTGTTCAATTTCTTGGTGCTTGTACTAAACCTCCAAACCTCTGTATTGTGACAG AGTTTATGTCGAGAGGAAGTGTATATGACTTCCTTCATAAGCAAAGAGGTGTATTTAACCTTCCATCTTTACTTAAAGTGGCCATTAATATTTCAAGAGGGATGAACTATTTgcatcaaaataatataatccaTCGAGACCTCAAGACTGCAAATCTTCTGATGGATGAAAACATG GTTGTCAAGGTTGCTGATTTTGGAGTTGCCAGAGTTCAAACTCAATCTGGAGTGATGACTGCTGAAACTGGAACATACCGGTGGATGGCTCCTGAA GTTATTGAGCATAAACCATATGATCATAAGGCAGACGTTTTCAGCTTTGGAATAGCCTTATGGGAGCTTTTAACTGGAGAA ATTCCATACTCATCCATGACCCCACTACAAGCAGCAGTTGGCGTGGTCCAGAAG AGACTGCGGCCTACCATACCAAAGAATGCCCATCCTGTTCTTGCTGAACTGCTTGAAAGATGCTGGAGGCACGATCCAACCGAACGGCCAAACTTCTCTGAAATTTTGGAGATCCTCAAGCAGATAGCTGAGCAG GTTGACAACAGCGGGGAAAATCGACGCAAGAAGGATAAGTTATCCGGTGCATTATTCTCAGCCTTCAAGAAGAGGCACCACTGA
- the LOC101220844 gene encoding serine/threonine-protein kinase STY17 isoform X3, whose protein sequence is MMEDAQSSLNYSNRQGNHPPPTFGSSPNLEAPTFQGSKYGVEDRDSAPNVTSSFSRPMHEITFATSDKPKLLSQLTSLLADVGLNIQEAHAFSSVDGFSLDVFVIDGWPYEETEELKRVLEKEILNFKEQCWSEKQPSSALGKHNQNRVESFPSCVGIPTDGTDVWEMDISQLKFENKVGSGSFGDLYRGTYCSQEVAIKVLRPERINEEMLKEFSQEVYIMRKVRHKNVVQFLGACTKPPNLCIVTEFMSRGSVYDFLHKQRGVFNLPSLLKVAINISRGMNYLHQNNIIHRDLKTANLLMDENMVVKVADFGVARVQTQSGVMTAETGTYRWMAPEVIEHKPYDHKADVFSFGIALWELLTGEIPYSSMTPLQAAVGVVQKRLRPTIPKNAHPVLAELLERCWRHDPTERPNFSEILEILKQIAEQVDNSGENRRKKDKLSGALFSAFKKRHH, encoded by the exons ATGATGGAAGATGCTCAGAGTTCTTTGAACTATTCTAACAGACAGGG gAACCATCCACCTCCAACCTTTGGCTCTTCACCTAATCTTGAAGCCCCTACATTTCAGGGCAGCAAGTACGGTGTTGAAGATAGGGACAGTGCGCCAAATGTTACATCCAGCTTTTCTCG GCCAATGCATGAGATCACATTTGCAACAAGTGACAAGCCTAAACTCCTTAGTCAG TTGACTTCCTTACTTGCTGATGTTGGACTTAACATACAAGAAGCTCATGCTTTCTCCTCTGTTGATGGTTTCTCTCTGGATGTTTTTGTCATCGACGGTTGGCCTTATGAG GAAACTGAGGAGCTGAAAAGggtattagaaaaagaaattttaaattttaag GAGCAGTGTTGGTCCGAAAAGCAGCCCAGTTCTGCTTTGGGTAAGCATAACCAGAATAGAGTTGAATCTTTTCCTAGTTGTGTTGGAATACCTACTGATGGTACTGATGTCTGGGAAATGGACATCAGTCaactaaaatttgagaataaagTTGGATCTGGGTCATTTGGGGACCT GTATCGGGGCACGTATTGTAGTCAGGAAGTAGCTATTAAAGTACTGAGGCCTGAGCGTATTAATGAAGAGATGCTCAAAGAATTCTCTCAAGAAGTTTATATAATGAG GAAAGTTCGGCACAAAAATGTTGTTCAATTTCTTGGTGCTTGTACTAAACCTCCAAACCTCTGTATTGTGACAG AGTTTATGTCGAGAGGAAGTGTATATGACTTCCTTCATAAGCAAAGAGGTGTATTTAACCTTCCATCTTTACTTAAAGTGGCCATTAATATTTCAAGAGGGATGAACTATTTgcatcaaaataatataatccaTCGAGACCTCAAGACTGCAAATCTTCTGATGGATGAAAACATG GTTGTCAAGGTTGCTGATTTTGGAGTTGCCAGAGTTCAAACTCAATCTGGAGTGATGACTGCTGAAACTGGAACATACCGGTGGATGGCTCCTGAA GTTATTGAGCATAAACCATATGATCATAAGGCAGACGTTTTCAGCTTTGGAATAGCCTTATGGGAGCTTTTAACTGGAGAA ATTCCATACTCATCCATGACCCCACTACAAGCAGCAGTTGGCGTGGTCCAGAAG AGACTGCGGCCTACCATACCAAAGAATGCCCATCCTGTTCTTGCTGAACTGCTTGAAAGATGCTGGAGGCACGATCCAACCGAACGGCCAAACTTCTCTGAAATTTTGGAGATCCTCAAGCAGATAGCTGAGCAG GTTGACAACAGCGGGGAAAATCGACGCAAGAAGGATAAGTTATCCGGTGCATTATTCTCAGCCTTCAAGAAGAGGCACCACTGA
- the LOC101212087 gene encoding pentatricopeptide repeat-containing protein At3g46790, chloroplastic: MNGLCRRTWQALTFRNQPFFSEWSFGKYHRDSYGFIKLLGHCRSIRSVQELHAQILVEGLDQNGFVAAKLIGKYVEHDEGEVKMGTARKVFDTLVRRDVFVWNVVIQGYASLGPFVEALNLFDEMRVSGEPTNRYTFPFVLKACGAMKNSDKGEIVHGHVVKCGLDLDLFVGNALIAFYSKCQDVETARKVFDDMSLRDIVSWNSMIVGYTLNGKEDEAIMFFHAMLHNQADCTPDSATLVAILPACATKSASQVGFWVHSYVIKTGIEVGAPLGSCLICMYGNCGHVNIARDVFDRIDDKNVIVWSAIIRCYGMHGFADEAFNMFRRLEEAGVKPDGLIFLNLLSACSHAGLVAKGHEIYEKMEAYGLERKDNHYACMVDLLGRAGFLEQAVEFIEGMPVQAGKDVYGALLGACRIHNNLELAKEVGEKLFILDPEKASRYVTLATMYEDAGQWEDAAKLRKLLRDRNIRKPAGCSSIEVDRIHHVFGKKDETHPLTEEIFDTLEKLERIMEEDFEPI, from the coding sequence ATGAATGGGCTTTGCCGGCGAACTTGGCAAGCTCTGACGTTCAGAAATCAACCCTTCTTCAGCGAATGGAGTTTTGGGAAGTATCATCGCGATTCGTACGGTTTTATCAAGTTATTGGGGCATTGCAGAAGCATTAGAAGCGTTCAGGAACTACATGCCCAGATCCTCGTTGAGGGTCTTGATCAAAATGGATTTGTTGCCGCGAAACTGATCGGGAAATACGTGGAGCATGATGAGGGTGAAGTGAAAATGGGAACTGCACGGAAGGTGTTTGATACATTGGTTCGAAGAGATGTGTTTGTGTGGAATGTGGTTATACAAGGGTATGCGAGTTTGGGTCCGTTTGTTGAAGCTCTTAAtctgtttgatgaaatgcgAGTCAGTGGGGAACCCACAAATCGCTATACGTTTCCTTTTGTGTTGAAGGCATGTGGCGCAATGAAGAATAGTGATAAGGGTGAGATTGTTCATGGACATGTTGTGAAATGTGGGTTGGACTTGGATTTGTTTGTGGGTAATGCTCTGATCGCGTTTTATTCCAAATGTCAGGACGTTGAAACTGCTCGTaaagtgtttgatgatatgtCTCTGAGAGACATTGTGAGTTGGAACTCCATGATTGTTGGTTATACTTTGAATGGGAAAGAGGACGAGGCTATAATGTTTTTTCATGCCATGCTGCATAACCAAGCTGATTGCACACCTGATTCTGCAACTCTTGTTGCGATTCTACCTGCTTGTGCTACAAAATCTGCTTCCCAAGTTGGCTTTTGGGTTCATTCCTATGTTATAAAGACAGGAATAGAAGTTGGGGCTCCCCTGGGCAGTTGCCTTATTTGTATGTATGGTAACTGTGGTCATGTGAACATTGCAAGAGATGTTTTCGACCGAATCGACGACAAAAATGTTATCGTATGGAGTGCAATCATAAGGTGTTATGGAATGCATGGTTTTGCAGATGAAGCATTTAACATGTTCAGAAGATTGGAAGAAGCTGGTGTTAAACCAGATGGTCTGATCTTCCTGAACTTGTTGTCGGCTTGTAGTCACGCAGGGCTCGTTGCTAAAGGTCACGAGATATACGAAAAAATGGAGGCTTACGGTTTGGAGAGGAAAGATAACCACTACGCGTGCATGGTGGATCTCTTAGGGAGGGCTGGTTTCTTAGAACAAGCGGTAGAATTCATCGAAGGGATGCCCGTGCAGGCAGGAAAAGATGTATATGGTGCATTGTTGGGTGCTTGTAGGATACATAACAACCTAGAGCTAGCTAAAGAAGTGGGGGAGAAGTTGTTTATCTTAGATCCCGAAAAAGCCAGTCGGTATGTGACCTTAGCAACTATGTATGAAGATGCAGGGCAGTGGGAAGATGCTGCTAAACTAAGGAAGTTGCTGAGGGATAGGAATATTAGGAAGCCAGCTGGTTGCAGTTCGATAGAGGTAGATAGGATCCATCATGTGTTTGGGAAGAAGGATGAAACTCATCCCCTCACGGAAGAGATTTTTGACACATTAGAGAAGCTAGAAAGAATAATGGAGGAAGATTTTGAACCTATTTAA
- the LOC101221078 gene encoding bifunctional nuclease 2 — MLGLAPHFCLPTIFFGSAIAMDHPSASRPSCSLHFSLHRSRPNAVRSRRPKSILISCHSSRDRSTHSDDDDNSHQDYFEASFLVSETIYHYRMWKKRFQEDANFNQRESRANSNSLGLGFFRRFRSPTVFLKISCNGDFLLPIVVGEYAIEKLIDCQLGIENGEAPDIFQFIQDLIVKVGYEAITARITERVVNTYFARLFLRKEGESEMLSVDARPSDALNIAYRCKIPVLVSKQIVFEDAIRVSYGFGRVHERKSCFDVLLDCAADGPDFLSEELDMLKNMKIAIYEERYKDAAMWRDKLTKLRKSVHEA, encoded by the exons ATGCTGGGTTTAGCCCCTCACTTCTGTCTTCCTACCATTTTCTTTGGATCCGCCATAGCCATGGATCACCCCTCTGCTTCTCGCCCTTCCTGTTCCCTTCACTTCTCTCTTCACCGATCGCGTCCCAATGCGGTTCGTTCTCGCCGTCCCAAGTCGATCCTCATTTCTTGTCACTCTTCTCGTGATAGATCCACCCAcagtgatgatgatgataattcCCATCAGGATTATTTCGAAGCTTCGTTTCTTGTTTCAG AGACTATCTATCACTATCGAATGTGGAAGAAGAGGTTTCAAGAGGATGCGAATTTCAACCAGAGAGAATCTCGTGCCAATTCTAATTCACTTGGACTGGGGTTTTTTAGACGTTTTCGAAGCCCCACtgtatttctcaaaatttcctGCAATGGAGACTTTCTACTGCCAATTGTCGTTG GGGAATATGCTATTGAGAAACTTATTGATTGTCAGCTTGGGATTGAAAATGGG GAGGCCCCGGATATTTTTCAGTTTATACAAGACCTCATTGTGAAGGTTGGCTATGAG GCCATCACAGCGAGAATTACTGAAAGAGTGGTGAATACTTACTTTGCCCGGCTCTTCTTGAGAAAG GAAGGGGAAAGTGAGATGTTAAGTGTGGATGCACGCCCCTCAGACGCCCTCAATATTGCTTATCGGTGTAAG ATACCGGTACTTGTTAGTAAGCAGATTGTCTTTGAGGATGCGATAAGAGTTAGTTACGGGTTTGGAAGAGTGCACGAGAGGAAGTCATGTTTTGATGTTTTACTTGACTG CGCTGCAGATGGCCCAGATTTCTTGTCTGAGGAACTCGATATGCtgaagaatatgaaaattgccATTTATGAAGAACGGTACAAAGATGCAG CCATGTGGAGGGATAAATTAACAAAGCTTCGCAAGTCGGTCCATGAGGCGTAA
- the LOC101220844 gene encoding serine/threonine-protein kinase STY8 isoform X1, translated as MPIEDDVESCGSRATDFSSSHVNPRHHRQKLEVYNEVLRRIQQSNFHEANLPGFDDQLWLHFNRLPARYALDVNVDRAEDVLTHKRLLQLAVDPSNRPVFEIRSVQVYPSANENFIDSSCLDASMMEDAQSSLNYSNRQGNHPPPTFGSSPNLEAPTFQGSKYGVEDRDSAPNVTSSFSRPMHEITFATSDKPKLLSQLTSLLADVGLNIQEAHAFSSVDGFSLDVFVIDGWPYEETEELKRVLEKEILNFKEQCWSEKQPSSALGKHNQNRVESFPSCVGIPTDGTDVWEMDISQLKFENKVGSGSFGDLYRGTYCSQEVAIKVLRPERINEEMLKEFSQEVYIMRKVRHKNVVQFLGACTKPPNLCIVTEFMSRGSVYDFLHKQRGVFNLPSLLKVAINISRGMNYLHQNNIIHRDLKTANLLMDENMVVKVADFGVARVQTQSGVMTAETGTYRWMAPEVIEHKPYDHKADVFSFGIALWELLTGEIPYSSMTPLQAAVGVVQKRLRPTIPKNAHPVLAELLERCWRHDPTERPNFSEILEILKQIAEQVDNSGENRRKKDKLSGALFSAFKKRHH; from the exons ATGCCGATTGAAGATGATGTTGAGAGCTGCGGTAGCAGAGCCACCGACTTCTCCTCTTCCCATGTCAACCCGAGGCATCATCGTCAGAAGCTTGAAGTTTACAACGAAGTTCTTCGACGAATCCAGCAATCCAATTTCCATGAAGCTAATCTACCTGGGTTTGATGATCAGCTTTGGCTTCATTTCAATCGCCTCCCTGCTCG ATACGCATTGGATGTGAATGTCGACAGGGCAGAAGATGTCCTTACCCATAAGAGATTACTTCAATTGGCTGTGGATCCGTCTAACCGACCTGTATTTGAAATTCGTTCTGTGCAG GTTTATCCTTCTgctaatgaaaattttatcgaTTCTTCTTGTTTGGATGCTTCTATGATGGAAGATGCTCAGAGTTCTTTGAACTATTCTAACAGACAGGG gAACCATCCACCTCCAACCTTTGGCTCTTCACCTAATCTTGAAGCCCCTACATTTCAGGGCAGCAAGTACGGTGTTGAAGATAGGGACAGTGCGCCAAATGTTACATCCAGCTTTTCTCG GCCAATGCATGAGATCACATTTGCAACAAGTGACAAGCCTAAACTCCTTAGTCAG TTGACTTCCTTACTTGCTGATGTTGGACTTAACATACAAGAAGCTCATGCTTTCTCCTCTGTTGATGGTTTCTCTCTGGATGTTTTTGTCATCGACGGTTGGCCTTATGAG GAAACTGAGGAGCTGAAAAGggtattagaaaaagaaattttaaattttaag GAGCAGTGTTGGTCCGAAAAGCAGCCCAGTTCTGCTTTGGGTAAGCATAACCAGAATAGAGTTGAATCTTTTCCTAGTTGTGTTGGAATACCTACTGATGGTACTGATGTCTGGGAAATGGACATCAGTCaactaaaatttgagaataaagTTGGATCTGGGTCATTTGGGGACCT GTATCGGGGCACGTATTGTAGTCAGGAAGTAGCTATTAAAGTACTGAGGCCTGAGCGTATTAATGAAGAGATGCTCAAAGAATTCTCTCAAGAAGTTTATATAATGAG GAAAGTTCGGCACAAAAATGTTGTTCAATTTCTTGGTGCTTGTACTAAACCTCCAAACCTCTGTATTGTGACAG AGTTTATGTCGAGAGGAAGTGTATATGACTTCCTTCATAAGCAAAGAGGTGTATTTAACCTTCCATCTTTACTTAAAGTGGCCATTAATATTTCAAGAGGGATGAACTATTTgcatcaaaataatataatccaTCGAGACCTCAAGACTGCAAATCTTCTGATGGATGAAAACATG GTTGTCAAGGTTGCTGATTTTGGAGTTGCCAGAGTTCAAACTCAATCTGGAGTGATGACTGCTGAAACTGGAACATACCGGTGGATGGCTCCTGAA GTTATTGAGCATAAACCATATGATCATAAGGCAGACGTTTTCAGCTTTGGAATAGCCTTATGGGAGCTTTTAACTGGAGAA ATTCCATACTCATCCATGACCCCACTACAAGCAGCAGTTGGCGTGGTCCAGAAG AGACTGCGGCCTACCATACCAAAGAATGCCCATCCTGTTCTTGCTGAACTGCTTGAAAGATGCTGGAGGCACGATCCAACCGAACGGCCAAACTTCTCTGAAATTTTGGAGATCCTCAAGCAGATAGCTGAGCAG GTTGACAACAGCGGGGAAAATCGACGCAAGAAGGATAAGTTATCCGGTGCATTATTCTCAGCCTTCAAGAAGAGGCACCACTGA